A genomic window from Gossypium hirsutum isolate 1008001.06 chromosome D10, Gossypium_hirsutum_v2.1, whole genome shotgun sequence includes:
- the LOC107914312 gene encoding peptidyl-prolyl cis-trans isomerase CYP40: MVNPRCYLDISIGGEVEGRLIVELYRDVVPKTAENFRALCTGEKGIGPNTSVPLHYKGVRFHRIIRGFMIEGGDISAGDGTGGESIYGLKFEDENFDLKHERKGMLSMSNMGPNTNGSQFFITTNRTSHLDGKHVVFGKVIKGMGVVRSIEHIAGEDGTNYPTQEVVIADCGEIPEGADDGISNFFKDGDIYPDWPADVDNKPDEISWWMKAVDSIKALGNEQFKKQDYKIALRKYCKALRYLDVCWELKGIDAGKSSTLRKTRSQIFTNCSACKLKLGDLKGALLDADFAIRDGEDNVKAFFRQGQAHMALNDIDAAVESFKKALDLEPNDGGIKKELAAAKKKIADRRDREKQAYSRMFQ, encoded by the exons ATGGTGAACCCCAGATGTTATTTGGACATAAGTATAGGAGGAGAAGTAGAGGGGAGGTTGATAGTGGAGTTATACAGGGATGTTGTCCCTAAAACTGCTGAAAATTTCAGGGCTTTGTGTACTGGTGAGAAAGGCATTGGACCTAATACTTCTGTTCCCCTGCATTACAAg GGTGTCCGATTTCATCGAATTATCAGGGGTTTTATGATAGAAGGTGGGGATATATCAGCTGGTGATGGAACTGGGGGAGAATCCATTTATGGcttgaaatttgaagatgaaaacTTTGACTTAAAACATGAACGAAAAGGAATGTTATCAATGTCTAATATGGGGCCTAACACCAATGGATCTCAATTCTTTATTACCACTAATAGAACCTCTCATCTCGATGGAAAACATGTGGTTTTTGGGAAGGTTATAAAAGGAATGGGTGTTGTTCGTTCCATTGAACATATTGCCGGTGAGGATGGTACTAATTACCCCACTCAAGAGGTTGTAATTGCAGATTGTGGAGAAATTCCTGAGGGGGCGGATGATGGAATATCCAACTTTTTCAAGGATGGTGATATTTATCCTGATTGGCCAGCTGATGTCGACAACAAACCGGATGAAATATCTTGGTGGATGAAGGCAGTAGACTCTATCAAAGCTCTTGGGAATGAGCAATTCAAG AAACAGGATTATAAGATTGCTCTTAGAAAATATTGCAAGGCTTTGCGCTACTTGGATGTTTGCTGGGAGCTGAAGGGCATTGATGCAG GGAAGAGCTCGACTTTGCGGAAGACCAGGTCACAGATATTTACAAATTGTTCT GCCTGCAAGTTGAAACTCGGAGACTTAAAAGGAGCATTGTTGGATGCGGACTTTGCAATTCGTGATGGTGAAGATAATGTGAAAGCTTTTTTTCGACAAGGCCAG GCACATATGGCACTTAATGACATAGATGCCGCAGTTGAGAGCTTTAAAAAGGCATTGGACTTGGAGCCAAATGATG GTGGAATAAAAAAAGAGCTTGCAGCTGCAAAGAAGAAG ATTGCTGATCGAAGAGACCGAGAGAAACAAGCATACTCTAGAATGTTTCAGTAG